A segment of the Alphaproteobacteria bacterium genome:
AGACCTTCAGTCATCGCAATTGGAGCAATCAATTCAACTTCCATTGCGATATTATCGCCAGGCATAACCATTTCAACGCCTGCTGGCAAGTGAACCATACCTGTTACGTCTGTTGTTCTGAAGTAGAACTGTGGACGATAGTTTGTAAAGAATGGAGTGTGACGTCCACCTTCTTCTTTGGTCAAAATATAAGCTTCTGCTTTGAATTTTGTGTGTGGTGTAATTGAACCTGGTTTTGCAAGAACTTGACCACGCTCAACGTCTTCGCGTTTTGTACCGCGGAGCAACGCACCAATGTTATCACCAGCTTCACCTTGATCAAGAAGCTTACGGAACATCTCAACACCGGTCACAACTGTTTTTTGTGTTGGGCGAATACCAA
Coding sequences within it:
- the tuf gene encoding elongation factor Tu (EF-Tu; promotes GTP-dependent binding of aminoacyl-tRNA to the A-site of ribosomes during protein biosynthesis; when the tRNA anticodon matches the mRNA codon, GTP hydrolysis results; the inactive EF-Tu-GDP leaves the ribosome and release of GDP is promoted by elongation factor Ts; many prokaryotes have two copies of the gene encoding EF-Tu), whose protein sequence is GIRPTQKTVVTGVEMFRKLLDQGEAGDNIGALLRGTKREDVERGQVLAKPGSITPHTKFKAEAYILTKEEGGRHTPFFTNYRPQFYFRTTDVTGMVHLPAGVEMVMPGDNIAMEVELIAPIAMTEGLRFAIREGGRTVGAGVVASIVA